The following are from one region of the Fusarium keratoplasticum isolate Fu6.1 chromosome 4, whole genome shotgun sequence genome:
- a CDS encoding 2-dehydropantoate 2-reductase, protein MARILLLGVGSIGSVYALIFTRAGAEVVCVCRSNFEAAKTSGLRIESVIFGDQTINPAVVSSVDEAVHLSEQPFDFVVICTKSFPGAQQQTVKSLAPALQDSTTAVVLFQNGIGVEIDYQKGYPANPIISGVVYMPTTRTSAVSVKHSEGERLYLGSFPSTASQDHVHSLSSVLRAGGATVHLSEDVQGERWKKIVANGAWNPIGALSRCRDIQFLQAAPLASHVVLEIMREICTVAAACGYAQAANEETIKFQMSRTHARQYPGVEPSMMSDMHGGLPMEVEAILGGILAFARERSVSVPRLETLYVLLAGLNDSLQKNER, encoded by the coding sequence ATGGCAcgcatccttcttctcggggtGGGCAGCATCGGCAGTGTCTACGCCCTCATCTTCACTCGCGCCGGTGCCGAAGTCGTCTGTGTCTGCCGCTCCAACTTTGAGGCAGCCAAGACGTCCGGCCTTCGGATCGAATCTGTCATCTTTGGCGATCAAACCATCAACCCCGCGGTCGTGTCGTCAGTCGACGAAGCAGTTCATCTGAGCGAGCAGCCATTCGACTTTGTAGTCATCTGCACCAAGTCATTCCCAGGCGCCCAGCAACAAACGGTCAAATCCCTTGCGCCAGCACTGCAAGATAGTACAACGGCTGTTGTGCTCTTTCAGAATGGGATCGGCGTGGAAATAGATTATCAGAAGGGCTATCCCGCCAACCCAATCATCTCGGGTGTCGTGTACATGCCGACAACGCGGACCTCAGCAGTCTCGGTCAAGCACAGCGAGGGCGAGAGATTATACCTGGGTTCATTTCCCTCGACAGCGAGCCAAGACCACGTCCACAGTCTCTCTTCAGTCCTGCGCGCCGGCGGAGCCACTGTCCATCTCTCAGAAGATGTCCAGGGGGAAAGATGGAAAAAGATAGTGGCCAACGGAGCGTGGAACCCAATCGGCGCTCTCTCGCGCTGCCGCGACATTCAGTTCCTCCAAGCAGCTCCCCTCGCTTCGCATGTCGTGCTGGAGATAATGCGAGAGATCTGCACCGTCGCTGCGGCGTGTGGCTACGCTCAAGCCGCCAATGAGGAGACCATCAAATTCCAGATGAGCAGGACGCATGCTAGACAGTATCCCGGGGTAGAGCCCAGCATGATGTCCGACATGCATGGTGGACTGCCGATGGAAGTGGAGGCAATCCTGGGAGGCATCCTGGCATTCGCTCGTGAGAGGTCCGTGTCGGTTCCGAGGTTAGAAACCTTGTATGTACTCCTAGCAGGACTTAATGATAGCCTTCAAAAGAATGAGAGGTAG
- a CDS encoding putative hydrolase, CocE/NonD family (putative hydrolase, CocE/NonD family [Fusarium proliferatum]), which yields MPNVIRDIRTVETEAFPYIFEQNVSIQLKSNNQTVVRANVYRPKNVERAPVLITYGPYGKDIPYEDFLKHSFDEINPKHKSAHSAFETPDPGFWTKEGYAVLRADEVGLGQSPGLLDTMSQNTTDAFYEVIEWAAEQPWSNGKVGLIGISYFGGSQWRVAARRPKGLACIVPYEGMADYYRDRSRQGGIAAIPFLEFWFNRQCKSNQYGLPGKANRKWGPDTIEGDLSEDELAANRRDQAVDNAAHLFRDDPYYASKEYNLEDIEVPVLSVGNWGNTAVHLRGNILGYLFAGSRYKFLRLGVGRHDLPFYQDEEVDKQKSFLSAFLKDDDYAGWTKGQLPAIDMVVRKGNVGYNDPAAEKAGYTRRTENEWPLARTKYTKYYLHRDNTISVEPEAFNPSTPIGRLSYETPSTPEDPRFIQFSTAPFEKETEITGHIVAHLNISVTPLLGGSVPQDIDLFLTIRHFDAKGEEIFYTGTIGNPIPLVKGWQRVSLRKVNTAHARHREWLPHRDYFSTDVQPVIPGEVYPVDVEIWPTNVVIEPGARLVLDISGGDTPGVGIFVHDGAERTQERFGGINHIHFAPHYQNYITLPIIPS from the exons ATGCCCAATGTCATCAGAGACATACGCACCGTCGAGACGGAAGCCTTCCCTTACATCTTTGAGCAAAATGTCAGCATCCAACTCAAGAGCAACAACCAGACCGTCGTGCGGGCCAATGTGTACCGCCCCAAGAACGTAGAACGAGCCCCTGTTCTCATCACCTACGGCCCCTACGGCAAAGATATTCCCTACGAAGA CTTCCTAAAGCACTCTTTCGATGAAATCAATCCCAAGCACAAGTCAGCCCACTCGGCATTCGAGACCCCGGACCCAGGCTTCTGGACCAAAGAGGGCTATGCCGTGCTCCGCGCCGACGAGGTGGGACTGGGCCAGTCCCCCGGCCTCCTGGACACCATGTCGCAGAACACGACCGACGCCTTCTACGAGGTCATCGAGTGGGCGGCCGAGCAGCCCTGGTCCAACGGCAAGGTCGGTCTCATCGGCATCAGCTACTTTGGTGGAAGCCAGTGGCGCGTTGCGGCTCGGCGACCCAAGGGCTTGGCTTGCATCGTGCCGTACGAAGGCATGGCCGACTACTACCGGGACCGGAGCCGCCAGGGCGGCATTGCCGCCATACCCTTCCTCGAGTTCTGGTTCAACCGGCAGTGCAAGAGCAACCAGTACGGCCTCCCTGGAAAGGCTAATCGAAAATGGGGTCCCGATACCATCGAAGGCGACTTGAGTGAGGACGAGCTGGCGGCAAACCGACGGGACCAGGCTGTGGATAACGCTGCGCATCTCTTCCGCGATGACCCGTACTACGCCTCCAAGGAATACAACCTTGAGGACATCGAGGTCCCTGTGTTATCAGTCGGAAACTGGGGTAACACCGCGGTTCATCTTCGAGGTAATATCCTGGGCTACCTATTTGCCGGCTCGCGATACAAGTTCCTGCGATTAGGCGTCGGCCGCCACGACCTACCCTTCTACCAGGACGAAGAGGTTGACAAGCAAAAGAGCTTCCTCAGTGCCTTCCTCAAGGATGACGACTACGCCGGCTGGACAAAGGGTCAGCTACCGGCCATCGACATGGTCGTGCGCAAGGGAAACGTCGGGTACAACGATCCCGCTGCTGAGAAGGCAGGGTATACTCGACGGACTGAGAATGAATGGCCGCTGGCCAGAACCAAATACACCAAGTATTATCTCCACAGGGATAATACCATCTCGGTAGAGCCAGAGGCGTTCAACCCCAGCACCCCGATCGGCCGTCTCTCGTACGAGACCCCCAGCACCCCCGAGGACCCCAGGTTTATCCAGTTCAGCACGGCTCCCTTCGAGAAAGAGACCGAGATCACAGGGCACATCGTGGCCCACCTGAATATCTCGGTCACGCCTCTCCTGGGCGGGTCGGTACCGCAGGACATTGACCTGTTCCTGACCATACGCCACTTTGACGCCAAGGGCGAAGAGATCTTCTACACCGGCACCATTGGCAACCCTATCCCGCTGGTCAAGGGCTGGCAGCGCGTGAGTCTGCGCAAGGTGAACACTGCGCACGCCCGACACCGCGAGTGGCTGCCGCACCGCGACTACTTCTCCACGGATGTCCAGCCCGTCATCCCGGGCGAGGTATATCCCGTCGACGTGGAGATCTGGCCGACGAATGTGGTTATCGAGCCTGGTGCGCGCCTTGTTCTCGATATCAGTGGTGGTGACACACCGGGCGTGGGTATCTTTGTCCACGATGGTGCGGAAAG GACCCAGGAGAGGTTCGGCGGAATCAACCACATTCATTTTGCGCCGCATTATCAGAACTATATAACTCTGCCCATCATTCCATCGTAG
- a CDS encoding Aldedh domain-containing protein — MATQSAVTIAQVQATATEGRMRDLRHRQKQLISLHRQLTENEAEAISALQADDGFSREEAEFVLAATLDEIRTHYDALDLKKELEVEYGIKRGKSNEQKRTVQPLAYIVPETFTLLYSVLAAFAAATEAGTCCVFKFDNNLLSTPPLLGRIFAQLYDKEAVSITTSEPDTSLIESWLVVDQTGNADVGPGAEKYLPSRPESLSLGVVDRTANVKAAARELVQSRLAFRGSSRQAVDWVLVNEFAVEEFLDAVIENIKAWPQASGAKKETDTRNADLEALAAVGSQEVFDRPGVGSVTKTVLGRKHNGFLGRKIASRILSVDVVTSLDDAIDRLSNSGIELGAVYIFAGLKEAKYLSQYIPARVSFVNHIPRRFHIGPVPALRYPVSDRTRYTRQMFEFSSPQFVVSTRAAVKEDTGKLLREARRPLKPTGQPKAGAIGFFEVGVYLGATFYLLPFAAFGLAGIGFGLHKGWELYRGL; from the exons ATGGCTACTCAATCCGCCGTGACTATCGCTCAGGTCcaggccacggccacggaAGGCCGCATGAGGGACCTTCGACATCGGCAGAAGCAGCTCATCTCGCTCCACCGACAGCTCACAGAgaacgaggccgaggccatctcggccttgcaAGCCGATGATGGGTTCtcccgagaagaagctgaatTCGTCCTAGCGGCGACTCTCGACGAGATCCGAACGCATTACGACGCCCtcgacctcaagaaggagctggaggttgAATACGGCATCAAGCGAGGCAAGAGCAACGAGCAGAAGCGGACGGTGCAGCCGCTAGCCTACATTGTCCCGGAAACCTTTACGCTGCTTTACAGTGTGCTAGCGGCCTTTGCAGCTGCCACTGAAGCTGGGACCTGCTGCGTCTTCAAG TTTGACAACAACCTCCTTTCGACTCCTCCGCTCCTCGGGCGAATCTTCGCACAGCTCTACGACAAGGAGGCTGTCTCCATAACGACATCCGAGCCGGACACCAGCCTGATCGAGTCATGGCTCGTTGTCGATCAGACCGGCAACGCAGACGTTGGTCCAGGCGCCGAGAAATATCTGCCTTCTCGTCCAGAATCGCTCAGCCTCGGGGTGGTAGATCGGACCGCCAACGTCAAGGCTGCGGCCAGGGAACTGGTTCAGTCGCGCCTCGCATTCCGAGGTTCGAGCCGGCAGGCCGTAGACTGGGTGTTGGTCAACGAATTCGCTGTGGAGGAATTCCTCGACGCGGTCATCgagaacatcaaggcatGGCCACAGGCAAGTGgagccaagaaggagacTGACACGCGGAACGCAGACCTGGAGGCTCTCGCGGCAGTTGGGTCTCAGGAGGTCTTTGACAGACCGGGGGTTGGTTCTGTGACCAAGACGGTTCTAGGAAG AAAACACAACGGCTTCCTGGGGAGAAAAATCGCAAGCCGCATACTCAGCGTCGATGTTGTTACTAGTCTGGACGATGCCATCGACCGGCTCTCCAACAGCGGCATTGAGCTAGGAGCGGTCTACATCTTTGCGGGACTGAAGGAGGCAAAGTACCTCAGCCAATACATCCCGGCCCGAGTTTCGTTTGTAAATCACATCCCCCGGAGGTTTCACA TTGGCCCAGTGCCAGCACTCAGGTATCCGGTGTCGGACAGGACCCGATACACGCGGCAGATGTTCGAATTTAGCAGCCCGCAGTTCGTGGTCAGTACAAGGGCGGCGGTGAAGGAGGACACGGGGAAGCTGCTGAGAGAGGCGCGACGGCCCCTGAAGCCAACCGGCCAGCCAAAGGCCGGGGCGATAGGATTTTTCGAGGTCGGTGTGTACTTGGGTGCGACGTTTTACTTGTTGCCGTTTGCAGCGTTTGGCCTCGCTGGCATTGGCTTTGGGCTGCACAAGGGATGGGAGCTCTACCGCGGGCTGTAA
- a CDS encoding putative aromatic ring-opening dioxygenase family protein (putative aromatic ring-opening dioxygenase family protein [Fusarium proliferatum]), with protein MADLPPVHFLSHGTTMLLGEDSRVRDYWRKIGQDALNHGIKGVILMGAHWWVDDNKIKIGMNPTPSVMPVSNVHPKHWRDYKPNPDLETGRRCVGMLRGAGFEVEEDPNRTWMIDVFPILVAMFPNGCPPVTVVSLNSHFDPFDHARMGTVLRPLREEGYLFIGSGGGVHNLYRTEWKYMNKYKDNFAMERPPDRENIEFRTALEDVIVKNGGGPKLRRGLARLMKHPYFRDAHGTDEHYIPALFIAGAIGEPEDEGAEGLLGAELWELRNQGETQFTIGKWTKGKYYGGWKKATAITA; from the exons ATGGCTG ACCTACCGCCTGTCCATTTCCTGTCCCACGGGACGACGATGCTGTTGGGGGAAGACTCACGGGTCAGGGACTACTGGCGGAAGATTGGCCAGGACGCCTTGAACCATGGCATTAAAGGTGTCATTCTAATG GGGGCCCATTGGTGGgtcgacgacaacaagatAAAGATTGGCATGAACCCAACGCCCAGCGTCATGCCAGTGTCCAACGTTCATCCAAAGCATTGGAGAGATTACAAACCAAACCCGGACCTGGAGACGGGCCGACGATGCGTCGGAATGCTCAGAGGCGCTGGCTTCGAAGTGGAAGAGGACCCCAATAGGACCTGGATGATCGACGTGTTCcccatcctcgtcgccatgTTTCCCAACGGATGCCCGCCAGTCACAGTGGTGTCCCTGAACTCGCACTTTGACCCCTTTGACCACGCCCGGATGGGGACAGTGCTGAGGCCACTACGAGAGGAGGGCTATCTGTTTATCGGCTCGGGAGGAGGCGTTCATAACCTCTACCGTACAGAGTGGAAGTACATGAACAAGTACAAGGATAATTTCGCCATGGAACGGCCCCCCGACCGCGAGAACATCGAGTTTCGAACCGCACTGGAGGACGTCATTGTCAAGAACGGTGGAGGGCCCAAGCTTAGGAGGGGCCTGGCCAGGCTGATGAAGCATCCATACTTCCGCGATGCACACGGAACGGATGAACACTATATCCCCGCCCTGTTCATCGCCGGTGCCATTGGAGAgccagaagatgagggcgcTGAAGGACTTCTCGGTGCAGAGCTTTGGGAACTG AGAAATCAAGGTGAGACGCAGTTTACTATTGGTAAATGGACAAAGGGTAAATACTATGGAGGGTGGAAGAAGGCAACGGCAATCACAGCTTAA
- a CDS encoding Epimerase domain-containing protein → MTLSGIKDPAVPFGSLIVISGVSGFIGSHVADQTLAAGYRVRGTTRSLLRSAWVEDFFRSKYGPDSFELVEVPDMALEAAFDAATSNAAGFIHVANDMTGSTNPQSAIARAVDGALNAVKASAKEPNMKRFVYTSSSFAAALPRPGEAFTIKADTFYEEAVEGAWKPNPHPHTVYSASKIAAERAISEWVDNNKPSFVVNFILPNANIGPLISSSNQGYPTSARWVKALWDSDYDSLKNAPPQHYVNVQDDAKLHVIALSHPAVQRERIFAMAGPVSLNDIVHILRKLYPNKEWKNLPDEGEDLSVVEPIRRAEELLMEAYGAGFISLEESVKGNAADLGS, encoded by the exons ATGACCCTCTCTGGCATCAAAGACCCCGCCGTCCCCTTCGGCAGCTTGATCGTCATTTCTGGCGTTAGCGGCTTCATCGGCTCCCATGTCGCCGACCAAACTCTTGCCGCAGGCTACAGGGTTCGCGGGACCACAAGAAGTTTGCTGAGAAGTGCGTGGGTGGAAGATTTCTTCAGGAGCAAGTATGGTCCGGATAGCTTTGAGCTGGTCGAAGTGCCAGACATGGCCCTTGAGGCTGCTTTTGATGCGGCCACGTCTA ACGCCGCTGGCTTTATTCACGTTGCAAACGACATGACCGGCTCTACTAACCCCCAGTCCGCGATAGCCAGAGCAGTAGACGGTGCCCTCAACGCGGTGAAAGCGTCGGCGAAAGAGCCCAACATGAAGCGATTCGTGTACACCTCGTCCTCATTTGCAGCAGCTCTGCCCAGGCCAGGAGAGGCGTTCACCATCAAGGCCGATACTTTCTACGAAGAGGCGGTCGAAGGCGCCTGGAAGCCCAATCCTCATCCGCATACCGTCTACTCTGCTAGCAAAATCGCAGCCGAACGTGCAATCTCCGAGTGGGTTGACAATAACAAGCCATCATTTGTTGTTAACTTTA TCCTTCCCAACGCCAACATTGGCCCATTGATCAGCTCTTCCAACCAAGGATATCCGACATCAGCGCGCTGGGTCAAGGCTCTTTGGGACTCAGACTATGATTCGCTAAAGAACGCTCCGCCGCAGCACTATGTCAATGTGCAGGATGATGCAAAGCTCCATGTCATCGCCTTGAGCCACCCAGCAGTGCAGCGAGAACGCATCTTTGCGATGGCCGGGCCTGTCAGCCTCAATGACATCGTCCATATTCTCCGTAAGCTGTATCCAAACAAGGAGTGGAAGAATTTGCCGGATGAGGGGGAAGATTTGAGTGTTGTTGAGCCAATTCGAAGAGCTGAAGAATTATTGATGGAGGCCTATGGGGCTGGTTTTATCAGCCTGGAAGAGAGTGTCAAGGGGAATGCTGCAGATCTAGGATCTTGA